The following DNA comes from ANME-2 cluster archaeon.
CCACCTACTATGAGATCATATCTGCTATCGCCAGGGGCCGATGTTCTCTAAGTGAGATATCGGGTATGAGCCACGTGTCTGCAAATTCACTGGCACCGTACTTTTACGACCTCATTGATCTTCTGGGAATTGTTGAACATCGGATACCGGTCACAGATGTACCGAAAAAAAGCAAGCGTGGAAGATATTTCCTCAAGGACAACTTCTCCAGGTTCTATGGGTACTTCATTTATCCCATGCTGAGCCAGTACATGGCAGGAAATTATACGGCTTTGATGAAGACGGTTTTGCAGGAGTGGAAAAGTTTTGCAGGCTGGGCATTTGAAGATGTTTACAGGGAATTACTTGTTGAGGAACTTATAGCACAATATCCGAAAATCGGTCCATGGTGGGACAGAAGAGGAAATAAGATTGATCTTGTTGGAATCAATTATGAAGAAAATAAGTTATTGCTCATTGAGATCAAGAATATGGAACTTAGCGAAGATTCTGCAACGAAGATACTTAAATCCACAGCTGACAAGGCTGGATATATCAAAGGAAGTTCCGAAATGGAAGTTATTGTGGGGGTCGCTGCCCGAAGAGTACAGGGCAGGAAAAGGATAAAAAGCGATGGTTTTCATGTATGGGAACTGGGTGATCTCCTGGAAGAAAAAACAGTTCCTGACAAATAATCATTGAAAGGGCCTGTCATCCCACACAAAGAAATTGCTCACTTCGCTCGCATTTTCCAAGCCTTCAGGAAAGTATGTACTTTACTACACGTTAAAAAACATATTTATACTTAAGAAATATATTCAGCTTACATGTCCAAAGAACGGGAAAATATAACAGAAGACCTTCAAAAATTGCAAGACCCCGAAAGGGCAACTATTTTATCTAAATTTTTCAAGACAGGAAAAGGTGAATATGGCGAAGGTGATATATTTCTTGGAATCAAAGTTCCTGAACTGCGTAAGATTGCAAAACAGCATTCTGGTGTCCCACTGGATGATATCGGCCTGTTGATGAAAAATAATATCCATGAATATAGATTGATCTCTTTGTTCATTCTTGTTCTTAAGTACAACAAAGAAGATTCTAATGGAAAAAAAGAAATCGTTGATTTTTATCTGAGTAATATAAAATATGTAAACAATTGGGATCTTGTTGATAGCTCAGCACCACATATTTTGGGTAATTTTCTAATGGACAAAGACAAATCAATATTATACAAATTGGCAAGATCAGACAACCAGTGGGAGCGAAGAACAGCAATGCTCTCAACATTTACATTCATAAAAAATAACAGATTTGATGATGCTATAAAGATCTCAGAGATTCTATTATTCGACAAACATGACCTGATCCACAAAGCAGTCGGTTGGATGTTAAGAGAAATTGGCAAAAGGGATCTCAAAACAGAAGAAGAATTCCTGCAAAAACACTTCAAAGAAATGCCAAGGACTATGCTAAGATATGCTATCGAGAAATTTGATAAAGATAAACGAAAATTCTATATGAGTAGATAGCCTAAAAATTCCCATTGAAAATTGACCCACACTATATATTAAAATCCTCCTGTTTTATTGCAGGAGGTTTGGGGTGTCAACGGCATGAGCGTTTAGTCTGATTGGGATTCTAATTTTTAAACATTGGTCATCGATTAAGGAGTTTGACATAGTCGGTATGTATTGATTTTCCAAAAGACCAATGATTTCATACGATTCTATAATTTAATTTAAATCGA
Coding sequences within:
- a CDS encoding DNA alkylation repair protein — translated: MSKERENITEDLQKLQDPERATILSKFFKTGKGEYGEGDIFLGIKVPELRKIAKQHSGVPLDDIGLLMKNNIHEYRLISLFILVLKYNKEDSNGKKEIVDFYLSNIKYVNNWDLVDSSAPHILGNFLMDKDKSILYKLARSDNQWERRTAMLSTFTFIKNNRFDDAIKISEILLFDKHDLIHKAVGWMLREIGKRDLKTEEEFLQKHFKEMPRTMLRYAIEKFDKDKRKFYMSR